Proteins encoded within one genomic window of Gloeobacter kilaueensis JS1:
- the ftcD gene encoding glutamate formimidoyltransferase: MSQLIECVPNISEGRRAEVIEQFSRELSQVPGVVLLDSSSDLDHNRSVFTLVGSAEGLQQAVVRLYSLALEHIDLRRHQGSHPRMGAVDVVPFIPIRQATMADCVALARSTAEEIARQFDVPVFLYAEAASAPNRRVLSEIRKGEFENLEAKLAQPEWQPDFGPAHPHPTAGASAIGARFFLIAYNLQLSTGDLKIANAIARAVRASSGGLANIQAMGVFLAERNQAQVSMNLLNYEKTPIHRIQELVKIEARRYGVQVTGAEIVGLVPQAALIEAAAYYLQIENWQPSLVLEQAMLDKE; encoded by the coding sequence ATGTCCCAGCTAATCGAGTGCGTTCCTAACATCAGCGAAGGCCGCCGAGCGGAGGTAATCGAGCAGTTTAGCCGTGAGCTTTCCCAGGTGCCGGGGGTGGTTCTGCTCGACAGCTCCAGCGACCTCGACCACAACCGTTCGGTCTTTACCCTGGTGGGTTCCGCCGAAGGGCTGCAGCAGGCGGTTGTCAGGCTTTACAGCCTGGCCCTCGAACACATCGACCTGCGCCGGCACCAGGGCAGCCATCCGCGCATGGGGGCAGTCGATGTCGTGCCGTTTATCCCGATTCGCCAGGCGACGATGGCCGATTGCGTCGCCCTGGCCAGAAGCACGGCAGAAGAAATTGCCCGCCAGTTCGATGTGCCCGTCTTCCTCTACGCCGAAGCGGCCAGTGCTCCCAACCGCCGCGTGCTCTCCGAAATCCGCAAGGGCGAATTTGAGAACCTGGAAGCCAAACTGGCCCAACCCGAGTGGCAGCCGGACTTTGGTCCTGCCCATCCCCACCCGACTGCCGGGGCAAGTGCGATCGGGGCGCGCTTTTTCTTGATCGCCTACAACCTGCAGCTCTCGACAGGCGATCTTAAAATTGCCAACGCCATCGCCAGGGCCGTGCGCGCCAGCTCCGGCGGCCTCGCCAATATCCAGGCGATGGGAGTCTTTCTGGCCGAGCGCAACCAGGCCCAGGTCTCGATGAACCTGCTCAACTACGAAAAGACGCCCATCCATCGCATTCAAGAGCTGGTCAAGATCGAGGCGCGGCGCTACGGCGTGCAGGTAACGGGCGCTGAGATCGTCGGCCTCGTTCCCCAGGCGGCCCTGATCGAGGCCGCCGCCTACTACCTGCAGATCGAAAACTGGCAGCCCAGCCTCGTCCTCGAACAGGCGATGCTCGACAAGGAGTAA
- a CDS encoding IS4 family transposase has translation MLPQFYQTFFRHLLTQRQYILLSLLLQTLQTHKHLCLGKLSEALPLPIQADSRKTAVQRFLLLERLNILEAWFPLVLYLVREYFSPHHVLKLAIDRTTWWHYNVLSVVLVWERHALPLHWILLEHTGNSDFTDQQLLLLPVFQLLSNYKLRLLADREFCSIELANWLHRRGVELCLRLRVSANFQQTDKEFVCLSSLNLHPGISLFIQGVRVTKRRMRKGFARFNIACHYAEQVRNMRPAEGWYILTNLPSLQKAIDAYKERWGIEVWHKDVKSGGYHLEGVRVSFERMMRVLLLAAIAWSMAMLKGLELRKKRLDKYGGRPQENQRELARHSSFRLGQYAQVWAQQVEQWWELLEELVVACPSKVKYYRRGMEAAKLILGRT, from the coding sequence ATGTTGCCTCAATTCTACCAGACTTTCTTTCGCCATCTCCTCACCCAGAGACAGTACATCCTTTTGTCTCTACTGCTTCAGACTCTTCAGACCCATAAACATCTCTGCCTCGGCAAGCTGTCTGAAGCTTTGCCCCTGCCGATTCAGGCTGACAGTCGCAAGACGGCAGTCCAACGTTTTCTGCTGCTGGAACGACTCAATATCCTCGAAGCATGGTTTCCGCTAGTGCTGTATCTAGTGAGGGAATATTTTTCCCCACACCACGTCCTCAAACTGGCAATCGACCGCACGACTTGGTGGCACTACAACGTGCTGTCTGTCGTCCTGGTGTGGGAGCGTCATGCTCTACCACTGCACTGGATATTGCTGGAGCACACGGGCAACTCAGACTTCACAGACCAGCAACTGCTGCTGTTGCCAGTCTTCCAGCTACTGTCAAATTACAAATTACGGCTTTTAGCCGACAGAGAATTTTGCAGCATCGAACTCGCCAACTGGTTGCACCGTAGGGGCGTCGAGCTTTGTCTGCGCTTGCGAGTCAGTGCGAACTTTCAGCAAACGGACAAGGAGTTTGTCTGCCTGAGTTCGCTGAATCTGCACCCTGGAATATCGCTGTTCATCCAGGGTGTACGTGTAACAAAGCGCAGGATGAGGAAGGGGTTTGCTCGTTTCAATATTGCCTGTCATTACGCCGAGCAAGTGCGGAACATGCGTCCAGCAGAAGGCTGGTACATCTTGACGAATTTACCCAGTCTGCAAAAAGCGATTGATGCCTACAAAGAGCGCTGGGGCATCGAGGTATGGCACAAGGATGTGAAGTCTGGCGGATACCATCTGGAGGGAGTACGGGTGAGTTTTGAGAGGATGATGCGGGTGCTGTTGCTTGCCGCGATTGCCTGGAGCATGGCGATGCTCAAGGGTCTGGAACTGCGAAAGAAAAGACTGGATAAGTATGGGGGTCGTCCGCAGGAAAACCAGCGAGAACTGGCTCGTCATAGTAGCTTCCGCCTGGGTCAGTACGCTCAGGTGTGGGCGCAGCAGGTGGAGCAGTGGTGGGAATTGTTGGAGGAATTGGTAGTGGCCTGCCCGAGTAAAGTCAAGTACTATCGACGAGGCATGGAAGCTGCAAAGCTGATACTGGGCCGAACGTAG
- the hutU gene encoding urocanate hydratase, whose amino-acid sequence MVSTIPVDRSGIDQLLTASGPVSLRAPHGTALRCRGWVQEAALRMLLNNLDPEVAEHPEKLVVYGGSGRAARDWPSLRAIVRTLLTLEADETLLVQSGRPVGVLRSHPDAPRVLIANSNLVPAWANWETFRKLEAEGLTMFGQMTAGSWIYIGTQGILQGTYETFAAVARRHFGGTLRGRLVVSAGLGGMGGAQPLAVKLNGGAMIAIEVDPTRIQRRIEQGYCDRAADSLEEALALAQGAQQAGEALSIGLLGNAAQIVPALVEMGVVPDVLTDQTSAHDPLVGYIPVGYSVEEAARARAADKDAYLEQVYASAAAHVRAIVELQKRGAVAFDYGNNLRQLAFDHGVADAFSYPGFVPAYIRPLFCAGKGPFRWVALSGDPADIARIDQLILTEFADDAPLCRWIDLAAKHVHFQGLPARIAWLGYGQRARLGGRINDLVATGEVSAPIVIGRDHLDCGSVASPNRETEKMLDGSDAISDWVFLNALINAVGGASWVSVHHGGGVGIGYSQHSGMVIVADGTPEAAQRLERVLTSDPATGILRHADAGYPEAVANADAHGLRLPMRES is encoded by the coding sequence ATGGTCTCCACCATCCCGGTCGATCGATCAGGCATCGATCAACTGCTCACAGCGAGTGGGCCTGTCTCGCTGCGCGCACCGCACGGTACAGCCTTGCGCTGCCGGGGCTGGGTACAGGAGGCGGCCCTGCGGATGCTGCTCAACAACCTCGACCCGGAGGTGGCCGAACACCCAGAAAAACTTGTCGTCTACGGCGGTTCAGGGCGGGCGGCCCGCGACTGGCCAAGTTTGCGGGCGATCGTCCGCACGCTGCTGACGCTGGAAGCGGATGAGACGCTGCTCGTCCAGTCCGGCAGGCCAGTGGGGGTGCTGCGCTCCCACCCGGACGCGCCCAGGGTGCTCATCGCCAACTCGAATCTCGTACCGGCCTGGGCCAACTGGGAAACCTTCCGCAAGCTGGAAGCCGAGGGGCTCACGATGTTTGGCCAGATGACCGCCGGAAGCTGGATCTACATCGGCACCCAGGGCATTTTGCAGGGAACCTACGAGACTTTTGCGGCGGTGGCGCGGCGGCACTTCGGCGGCACGCTGCGGGGGCGGCTGGTGGTGAGCGCCGGGCTGGGGGGCATGGGCGGTGCCCAGCCGCTGGCGGTCAAGCTGAACGGCGGAGCGATGATCGCGATCGAAGTCGATCCGACCCGCATCCAGCGGCGCATCGAGCAGGGTTACTGCGACCGGGCTGCCGATTCGCTCGAAGAGGCGCTCGCCCTGGCCCAGGGTGCCCAGCAGGCGGGCGAAGCACTGTCGATCGGTCTATTGGGCAATGCCGCCCAGATCGTGCCCGCCCTCGTAGAGATGGGCGTGGTGCCGGACGTGCTCACCGATCAGACGTCTGCCCACGATCCGCTGGTGGGATATATTCCGGTGGGCTACAGCGTCGAGGAAGCAGCCCGCGCCAGAGCAGCCGACAAAGACGCCTACCTGGAGCAGGTCTACGCCTCGGCTGCCGCCCACGTCCGGGCGATCGTCGAGTTGCAAAAACGGGGGGCGGTGGCCTTCGACTACGGCAACAACCTGCGCCAGCTCGCCTTCGATCACGGCGTCGCCGACGCCTTCAGCTATCCCGGCTTTGTGCCCGCCTACATCCGGCCACTTTTTTGCGCGGGCAAGGGACCGTTTCGCTGGGTGGCCCTCTCGGGCGATCCAGCTGACATCGCCCGCATCGACCAGCTCATCCTCACCGAATTTGCCGACGATGCCCCCCTCTGCCGCTGGATCGATCTGGCAGCAAAGCACGTCCACTTCCAGGGGCTGCCCGCCCGCATCGCCTGGCTGGGCTACGGCCAGCGCGCCCGATTGGGGGGCAGAATCAACGACCTGGTGGCGACCGGCGAAGTCAGCGCGCCGATCGTGATTGGCCGCGATCACCTCGACTGCGGTTCGGTCGCCTCGCCGAACCGGGAGACGGAGAAGATGCTCGACGGCTCCGATGCGATCTCCGACTGGGTGTTCTTAAACGCCCTCATCAACGCCGTGGGCGGCGCTTCCTGGGTGAGCGTCCACCACGGCGGCGGCGTGGGCATCGGTTACTCCCAGCACAGCGGCATGGTGATCGTCGCCGACGGCACCCCTGAGGCGGCCCAGAGGCTGGAGCGCGTGCTCACGAGCGACCCGGCCACGGGCATCCTCCGCCACGCCGACGCCGGTTATCCGGAGGCGGTGGCCAACGCCGACGCCCACGGGCTCCGATTGCCGATGCGAGAAAGTTAG
- a CDS encoding cyclodeaminase/cyclohydrolase family protein, protein MPDNSLANLPLTGLLERFASSEPIPGGGSAAALAGAVAASLAAMVARLTKDQPDFTEQPEWLEKADALRTRLSQAIDEDALAYEQVVLAFARPRQTPTEKQERTAAIQAALQGAAATPLAVAHHCLEVAQLAWRVLQKGNPNASSDAAVALLFALSGLEAALLNVAINLDSIKDPDYVAQNRAQLEQLLHQGHLLRTELWTFLPQRIRSLP, encoded by the coding sequence GTGCCCGACAATTCTCTTGCGAATCTTCCCCTCACGGGCCTGCTCGAACGCTTCGCGAGCAGCGAGCCGATTCCTGGCGGCGGCTCGGCGGCGGCCCTGGCCGGGGCAGTGGCAGCCTCCCTGGCCGCGATGGTGGCCCGCCTGACGAAGGACCAGCCAGATTTTACCGAGCAACCGGAATGGCTCGAAAAAGCTGACGCCCTGAGAACCCGGTTGAGCCAGGCCATCGACGAGGACGCCCTCGCCTACGAGCAGGTGGTCCTTGCCTTTGCCAGACCCAGGCAGACACCCACCGAAAAGCAGGAGCGCACCGCCGCGATTCAGGCTGCCCTGCAGGGAGCCGCCGCCACACCCCTCGCCGTCGCCCATCATTGCCTGGAGGTGGCCCAACTGGCCTGGCGGGTGCTCCAAAAAGGCAACCCCAACGCCAGCTCCGACGCGGCAGTGGCTCTGCTGTTTGCCCTGAGCGGGCTTGAAGCTGCCCTGCTGAACGTGGCGATCAACCTCGACAGCATCAAGGATCCGGACTACGTCGCCCAAAACCGTGCGCAACTGGAACAGCTTCTCCATCAAGGCCACCTGTTGCGCACAGAACTGTGGACGTTCCTGCCACAGCGCATCCGCTCGCTGCCTTGA
- a CDS encoding glycosyltransferase family 2 protein: MATAETVQLLMATYNGSQFIAEQIKSLQLQTYPHWQLWIRDDLSTDSTPEIIEQFARQDLRIQVVASDGKRLGACRNFAHLLQASPSNQYTMFCDQDDWWHANKIETMLQKMQSVEQEYGQIPLLIHADLEVVDAQLQTICDSFWKYHAIKPGRCTLNRLLVQNPIPGCAMLFNGPLREIAVPIAEGALMHDWWLVLVASIFGRIVPIDAVLGQYRQHGHNWAGAEEYNAWRALTKLLHFSDNTQLQQATAQSVVHARTFLDCYRTRLNVPTLRIIEDFVSLVEENFWGKRVKLVRNRFFRHGLVSTIGMIARI, translated from the coding sequence ATGGCAACCGCCGAAACCGTTCAGCTCTTGATGGCTACCTACAACGGCAGCCAGTTCATCGCCGAGCAGATCAAAAGCCTGCAACTACAGACCTATCCCCACTGGCAACTCTGGATCCGGGACGATCTATCGACCGACAGTACCCCTGAGATTATCGAGCAATTTGCCAGGCAGGATTTAAGAATCCAGGTTGTAGCCAGTGACGGCAAACGGCTGGGAGCCTGCAGAAACTTTGCCCACCTGTTGCAGGCATCTCCCAGCAACCAATACACCATGTTCTGCGATCAAGACGACTGGTGGCACGCCAACAAGATCGAGACGATGCTGCAAAAGATGCAGAGTGTCGAGCAAGAATACGGCCAGATTCCGCTTCTAATCCATGCGGATCTAGAAGTCGTAGACGCGCAGTTACAGACCATCTGTGATTCTTTCTGGAAGTACCACGCCATCAAGCCCGGTCGCTGCACTCTCAATCGTTTGCTGGTGCAAAACCCAATTCCAGGCTGTGCCATGTTGTTCAATGGACCCTTGCGGGAAATAGCGGTGCCGATTGCCGAAGGGGCTTTGATGCACGATTGGTGGCTGGTTCTGGTGGCCAGTATCTTTGGGCGAATAGTGCCGATCGACGCCGTTCTTGGCCAGTACCGCCAGCACGGCCACAACTGGGCAGGTGCTGAGGAGTACAACGCCTGGCGGGCGCTCACAAAACTGCTCCACTTCTCTGACAACACCCAGCTCCAACAGGCGACGGCACAATCGGTAGTTCACGCTCGCACCTTCCTGGACTGTTATCGGACGCGATTGAACGTGCCCACGCTCCGGATCATCGAGGATTTTGTTTCTTTAGTGGAAGAAAATTTCTGGGGTAAACGGGTGAAACTGGTACGGAATCGCTTCTTCAGACATGGCCTGGTCAGCACTATCGGTATGATTGCCCGAATATAG
- a CDS encoding class I SAM-dependent methyltransferase, which yields MTKNVCRICGSEDCAATFAAKEMMYGMREEFDYFECGGCGCLQLADIPQDLSRYYSGGYYSLQPAEFVEDHPAVAFFKKQRVRYYLNRRHWLGYIVSRIARNDEFRHWLPNLPLDFHSKILDVGCGNGQLLFGLYKSGFRNLTGIDPFIDGDRVYRSGLRIYKKQLSSVTEPFDFVMFNHSFEHMPEQQTVLKQVHRILEKDQFLLLRIPVASSYAWQHYREKWVQLDAPRHLYLHTQKSIEQLAAVSGFDLMQVTYDSTDFQFWGSEQYLRDIPLTASNSYQENPERSIFSKEQINDFRKRAAELNKLGLGDSACFYLRKIG from the coding sequence ATGACCAAAAACGTTTGCAGAATATGTGGCAGCGAAGACTGTGCAGCCACTTTCGCAGCAAAAGAAATGATGTATGGAATGCGAGAAGAATTCGATTATTTTGAATGCGGTGGTTGCGGCTGCTTACAATTAGCAGATATTCCTCAGGATCTATCCAGATATTATTCTGGCGGCTATTACTCTTTACAACCAGCAGAATTCGTCGAAGATCATCCGGCTGTGGCGTTCTTCAAAAAACAACGAGTGCGCTATTACCTGAACCGCAGGCACTGGTTGGGGTATATCGTGTCAAGAATAGCGAGAAACGACGAATTCCGGCACTGGCTACCCAACCTTCCTCTAGATTTTCACTCGAAAATTCTGGATGTCGGTTGTGGAAACGGCCAATTGCTGTTTGGTCTGTATAAGTCTGGATTTCGCAATCTAACAGGCATCGATCCCTTTATCGATGGCGACAGAGTCTATCGAAGTGGTTTAAGAATTTACAAAAAACAACTCTCGTCAGTGACCGAGCCATTTGATTTTGTGATGTTCAATCACTCCTTTGAGCACATGCCAGAGCAACAGACTGTCCTCAAGCAAGTTCATCGCATTCTTGAGAAAGACCAGTTTCTTCTGTTGCGGATTCCAGTTGCTTCTTCCTATGCCTGGCAACACTATCGAGAGAAGTGGGTCCAGCTCGACGCGCCCCGCCATCTCTACTTGCACACCCAAAAGAGTATAGAGCAGCTTGCGGCTGTAAGTGGATTTGATCTGATGCAGGTTACTTATGATTCAACTGATTTTCAGTTCTGGGGAAGTGAACAATACTTGAGAGATATACCGCTGACCGCATCCAACTCTTATCAAGAAAATCCTGAACGGTCGATTTTTTCTAAAGAGCAGATTAACGACTTTAGAAAGCGGGCGGCAGAACTGAATAAGCTTGGCTTAGGAGATTCTGCCTGTTTTTATCTTAGAAAAATTGGCTGA
- a CDS encoding glycosyltransferase family 4 protein gives MSIAHILFYDDIGFYGGHQAMTVRAATYLATKSNCKVSFVYNRANERLARELKGSKVRLYPSSFRSTTFVANLLSLWRVPLLQKQMRALKADLIVVAQGRIEQCMLGLLAARLSGERLISYLPLAHDMAQIKRGRSKIASALVDAVGQFFYRLPEHYIVPDGVTQKRLQLKGVRTGIAVVPNGIDTKALVRLDRYQARTQLGLAQDCYWVGLIGRILFAQKGQDFLVESVAAHRHRFDNIRFLLVGDGPDSGKLQQLIERNGLADLVYLRPWSDEPAKIYSALDLVVMPSFLEGLPLVMLEAMGHGLPVVASAIDAMAEILPEQWLFACGDGDEFVRTLLRTIEADNGAQIARNRARVLQQFDLAVFEENFYRAILAAVL, from the coding sequence ATGTCGATCGCTCATATTCTGTTCTACGACGACATCGGCTTTTACGGCGGGCATCAGGCGATGACGGTGCGAGCGGCAACCTATCTGGCCACCAAGAGCAATTGCAAGGTCAGTTTTGTTTATAACCGCGCAAACGAGCGGCTGGCCAGAGAATTAAAAGGCTCGAAGGTTCGGCTCTATCCCAGTTCGTTTCGATCCACGACGTTTGTCGCCAATCTGTTGTCGCTCTGGCGGGTGCCGCTGCTGCAAAAGCAGATGAGAGCCTTAAAAGCGGATCTAATCGTCGTTGCCCAGGGCCGCATCGAGCAGTGCATGCTCGGCCTGCTCGCCGCCCGGCTGAGCGGTGAGCGGCTTATCAGCTACCTGCCCCTCGCCCACGACATGGCCCAGATCAAGCGCGGTCGCAGCAAAATCGCCAGTGCCCTCGTCGATGCGGTCGGGCAGTTTTTTTACAGGTTGCCCGAGCACTACATCGTGCCGGACGGGGTGACCCAAAAGCGCCTGCAGCTAAAGGGGGTGCGCACGGGGATCGCGGTTGTACCCAACGGCATCGACACAAAGGCGCTGGTGCGATTGGACAGATATCAGGCGCGCACGCAGCTCGGTCTGGCCCAGGATTGCTACTGGGTGGGCCTGATAGGTCGGATTCTTTTTGCCCAGAAGGGCCAGGACTTTCTGGTGGAATCTGTCGCTGCCCATCGCCACCGCTTCGACAATATTCGGTTTTTGCTGGTGGGCGATGGCCCGGACAGCGGGAAGTTGCAGCAGTTGATCGAGCGCAACGGCCTTGCGGATCTGGTCTATCTGCGTCCCTGGTCGGACGAACCGGCAAAAATTTACTCCGCCCTCGATCTTGTCGTCATGCCTTCTTTTCTCGAAGGGCTTCCCCTCGTCATGCTCGAAGCGATGGGCCACGGTCTGCCCGTCGTCGCCTCGGCGATCGACGCGATGGCCGAGATTTTGCCTGAGCAGTGGCTGTTTGCCTGCGGCGATGGCGACGAGTTTGTGCGCACGCTGCTACGCACGATCGAGGCGGACAACGGGGCGCAGATCGCCCGCAACAGAGCCCGCGTCCTGCAGCAGTTCGATCTGGCGGTCTTTGAGGAAAACTTTTACCGGGCGATTCTCGCTGCTGTGCTCTGA
- a CDS encoding aspartyl/asparaginyl beta-hydroxylase domain-containing protein, producing MFLKEADYPFIAMLEANWRTIRQELDQLGGEHFFAWPEKQYYGEGWNIFALYTYGVALGKNCKLCPETARLVQQIPGMATAVFSSLAPGTHVRPHRGEPAGLLRYHLGLIVPEGCTLRVGPEQRSLREGGSMVFDDTTEHEAWNRSDRTRVVLLVDFKDPAATKSRGLATIFGMFKRP from the coding sequence ATGTTTCTCAAAGAAGCGGACTATCCTTTTATCGCAATGCTGGAGGCCAACTGGCGGACGATTCGCCAGGAACTGGACCAGCTCGGGGGCGAACATTTTTTTGCCTGGCCCGAAAAGCAGTACTACGGCGAAGGCTGGAACATCTTTGCGCTCTACACCTACGGCGTCGCCCTGGGCAAAAACTGCAAGCTCTGCCCCGAGACGGCGCGGCTGGTCCAGCAGATCCCCGGTATGGCAACGGCGGTCTTCTCCTCGCTGGCACCGGGTACCCACGTCCGGCCCCACCGGGGTGAACCGGCTGGGCTGCTCCGCTATCACCTGGGGCTCATCGTTCCAGAAGGTTGCACTCTGCGGGTCGGTCCCGAGCAGCGCTCGCTGCGCGAGGGGGGCAGCATGGTCTTCGACGATACGACCGAGCACGAAGCCTGGAACCGCAGCGACCGCACCCGCGTGGTTCTACTCGTCGATTTTAAAGATCCCGCCGCGACCAAAAGCCGTGGTCTTGCCACCATTTTCGGTATGTTCAAGCGCCCATAG
- the hutI gene encoding imidazolonepropionase, with amino-acid sequence MPVDLLVRNARQLVSLAGPAAPRAGLLQSELSIIEDGAVAVSEGRIVAVGSTEELLRKLPLDGRTIQIDAAGLVVTPGLVDSHTHLVFAGTRVAEFDLRAQGATYGQILAAGGGIYDTVRRTRAADAAQLLATARRHLGSMARFGTTALEAKSGYGLDLETECRQLAVLMELDGQPLDIAPTFLGAHAVPSGADPESYVEWLCEAAIPEVARRGLARFCDVFCEAGVFTPEQSERILRTGMAHSLRPRVHADELHDTGGASLAARVGAISADHLHCASEVGLVQMAAAGVIAVLLPGTAVFLGLKTQAPARRMIELGVPLALGTDFNPGSCYCESLALVMSFAVSQCRLTAAEALVAATINGAYAVGLGERLGSLEVGKQADLVIWDADDYRLIPYHMGTSLVRTVLKRGQILYSSNGSSPCPS; translated from the coding sequence ATGCCCGTCGATCTGCTGGTGCGCAACGCCCGTCAACTGGTCAGCCTGGCTGGTCCGGCTGCTCCGCGCGCCGGCCTTCTCCAGTCGGAACTTTCGATCATCGAAGACGGGGCAGTGGCGGTGAGCGAGGGCCGGATCGTCGCTGTGGGTTCCACCGAAGAGCTGCTTCGCAAATTGCCGCTCGATGGGCGGACAATCCAGATCGACGCAGCGGGTCTGGTGGTGACGCCGGGATTGGTGGACAGCCACACCCATCTGGTCTTCGCCGGTACGCGCGTGGCAGAATTTGACCTGCGCGCCCAGGGTGCCACCTATGGGCAGATCCTGGCAGCCGGGGGCGGCATCTACGACACCGTTCGTCGCACCCGAGCGGCGGATGCGGCACAACTTCTGGCCACTGCCCGCAGGCACCTCGGCTCGATGGCGCGCTTTGGGACGACGGCGCTGGAGGCGAAAAGCGGTTATGGCCTCGATCTTGAGACCGAGTGCCGACAGCTGGCGGTTCTTATGGAGCTGGACGGCCAGCCCCTCGATATCGCCCCGACTTTTCTGGGTGCCCACGCCGTTCCTTCCGGCGCAGATCCCGAGTCCTACGTCGAATGGCTCTGCGAGGCGGCGATCCCAGAAGTGGCCCGCCGGGGGTTGGCCCGTTTCTGCGATGTTTTTTGCGAAGCTGGGGTCTTCACACCCGAGCAGTCGGAGCGCATCCTGCGCACAGGGATGGCCCACAGCCTGCGCCCCCGCGTCCATGCCGACGAGTTGCACGACACGGGCGGGGCAAGTTTGGCGGCCCGCGTCGGGGCGATCAGCGCCGATCACCTGCACTGCGCTTCGGAGGTGGGGCTGGTTCAGATGGCCGCCGCCGGTGTGATCGCCGTCCTCCTGCCAGGAACAGCCGTCTTTTTGGGTCTTAAGACTCAGGCTCCGGCCCGGCGGATGATCGAGCTTGGGGTGCCGCTGGCTTTGGGCACCGACTTCAACCCCGGCTCCTGCTACTGCGAATCGCTGGCGCTCGTCATGTCGTTTGCTGTGAGCCAGTGCCGTCTCACCGCCGCCGAGGCCCTGGTCGCCGCGACGATAAACGGCGCTTACGCTGTTGGCCTGGGGGAGCGGCTGGGGAGCCTCGAAGTGGGCAAGCAGGCAGATCTGGTCATCTGGGATGCCGACGACTATCGCCTCATCCCCTACCACATGGGCACCAGCCTCGTGCGCACCGTCCTCAAGCGCGGCCAGATTCTCTATTCTTCAAACGGTTCGTCGCCATGTCCCAGCTAA
- a CDS encoding DUF6761 family protein, translating into MLQDPKTIRYYQRLSDTLVELWRRRYRNEELRLFAEGFITALRYSQELDPAQILRLEQEILSFMASPENFEPPDFLPQPERERN; encoded by the coding sequence ATGTTGCAAGACCCTAAGACCATCCGCTACTACCAGCGCCTGTCCGACACCCTGGTAGAACTGTGGCGTCGCCGCTACCGCAACGAAGAGTTGCGCCTCTTTGCCGAGGGGTTCATTACCGCCCTGCGCTACAGCCAGGAACTCGATCCCGCCCAGATCCTCCGGCTCGAACAGGAAATCTTGAGCTTTATGGCAAGTCCCGAAAACTTCGAGCCGCCGGACTTTTTACCCCAGCCCGAGCGGGAGCGCAACTGA